In Chitinophagaceae bacterium, a single window of DNA contains:
- a CDS encoding DUF5606 domain-containing protein produces the protein MDLTKIVVAEGQSGLYRFINQNKSGSILETLDGTEKKIVVRNGYKVSSLEEIQVFLETEKQTILLKEIFLILYEKYKKELPLPRKSSDKELKLFFEEFLPEYDKERVSLRDMKKIVNWYRILSEYAPELFVEPKNQKEENTKNESK, from the coding sequence ATGGATTTAACAAAAATAGTAGTAGCAGAGGGACAGTCGGGATTGTATAGATTTATAAATCAAAATAAATCGGGAAGTATTTTAGAAACATTAGATGGCACAGAAAAGAAAATAGTGGTCAGAAATGGCTATAAAGTTTCTTCATTAGAAGAAATACAAGTTTTTTTAGAGACAGAAAAACAAACTATCCTTTTAAAAGAAATATTTCTCATTCTTTACGAAAAGTATAAAAAAGAACTTCCTTTACCCAGGAAATCATCGGATAAAGAATTAAAACTTTTTTTTGAAGAGTTTTTACCTGAATATGATAAAGAAAGAGTGAGTTTGAGAGATATGAAAAAAATAGTCAATTGGTATAGAATCCTGTCAGAATATGCTCCTGAATTATTTGTAGAACCAAAAAATCAGAAGGAAGAAAACACAAAGAATGAATCGAAATGA